A portion of the Lathamus discolor isolate bLatDis1 chromosome 5, bLatDis1.hap1, whole genome shotgun sequence genome contains these proteins:
- the NCOA7 gene encoding nuclear receptor coactivator 7 isoform X4, translated as MMKRKQMPLNIQIFYYARPDEEEPFVEIITVEEAKRRKSICSNYEEEDDDTLPVLKHHSALLENMHIEQLARSLPARVQGYPWRLVYSTLEHGTSLKTLYRKSSSLDSPVLLVIKDMDNQIFGAYATQPFRFSDHYYGTGETFLYTFSPHFKVFKWSGENTYFINGDTSSLELGGGGGRFGLWLDADLYHGRSNSCSTFNNDILSKKEDFIIQDIEVWTFE; from the exons ATGATGAAACGGAAACAAATGCCTTTGAATATTCAGATTTTTTACTATGCCAGACCTGACGAGGAGGAACCTTTTGTGGAG ATCATTACTGTAGAAGAAGCCAAACGACGAAAAAGCATTTGCAGTAACTATGAAGAAGAAGATGATGATACTTTGCCTGTCTTAAAGCATCACAGCGCTCTTCTGGAGAATATGCACATAGAGCAG CTTGCCCGGAGCTTGCCCGCGCGAGTGCAGGGATATCCGTGGCGGCTTGTGTACAGTACACTGGAACACGGGACTAGTCTGAAGACTCTGTACCGTAAATCGTCATCTCTTGATAGTCCAGTTCTCCTTGTCATCAAGGATATGGACAACCAG ATATTTGGAGCGTATGCTACACAACCCTTCAGGTTTAGTGACCATTACTATGGTACTGGTGAAACATTCCTCTACACATTCAGTCCACATTTCAAG GTATTCAAATGGAGTGGAGAGAACACCTACTTCATCAATGGAGACACCAGCTCTCTGGAGCTCGGAGGTGGAGG TGGCCGGTTTGGCTTATGGTTAGATGCAGATTTGTATCACGGGCGAAGCAACTCCTGCAGCACCTTCAATAATGACATCTTATCCAAGAAAGAAGATTTCATAATACAAGACATCGAAGTATGGACATTTGAGTGA